AAACACAGGACACTACGTGTCAATTAGACATGTTCATTTCTTATTCTTCATTTTCAACATCTTTTTTGGGATTAAGAAGAATTTGTAAATCAGTACTGTTCAAATCCGAAAACCAATCCGAATTACGTTGGGCTTCGATTTGCGTGTACGTCATGAATGCAGCGGGCAATATTTGTAAAATGTCATTCGTGATTTGATAACTTCTCATCTCGCTCACATCTTTTTTTCGCCATATTTTGCGTACACAGTAAATCCAAATGTCCTCAACCGTTACCGTTGTATAGCCGTACAAATGAAATTCGTTCATTTTGCTTTGAAGTGCAGGAAGCATTTTCGTATATATAGGACCATGTTCTGTACTCATCTTCCCCAACCCCTCCCCTGACAGTCTTATGTACATGCTTATCCGCTATGTTAAGTATACCAAATAACTAACATTATGTGACATGTATTTTTTCAAAATTCGTCAAATTAAAAACAAGCTGTCAAGTAGTCGAGAATGAAATGACTACAGACAGCTTGTTTATTCCAAATTAAACTTGAAATTTACTTTTTAATGATAATTATATCTGCTTCTTGACTATCAACATGACCCAACTTATTAATACCGATTTCTTCACCTTCAAATAAATTCGTGAAAATGATTGGCGTAATAATTGAAGTTGCATGCTCTTTGATATATTCAAGGTCAACTTGAAGTAATGGTTGACCGATTTCAATACGATCATCTTGTGCAACAAGTGCCTCAAAGCCTTTACCTTCCAACTTGACTGTATCGATTCCAACATGTATCAAAATTTCCCTGCCTGAATCGGATAGAATGCCAATCGCATGTTTTGTCGGGAATAAACTAACGACTTTACCATTTACTGGTGAAACAATTGTACCTTCAGAAGGAACGATGGCAAATCCGTCACCCATCATTTTTTCAGCAAATACAGCATCTGGAACTTCAGACAACGGTTTAATTTCCCCTTGAATCGGTGAAACGAATAGGTCGGCAACATCAGAACTTACATTCACAACATCAGTTGTAGCCGACTCAGAAATTGCTTCAGCTCTTGGACTTTTACCACTTATAACATCCTGCATTTGCCCCTTAATGATTTCAGAACGCGGACCAAAGATTGCTTGAATATTGTTTCCAACTTCTAGCACCCCTGCTGCGCCCAATTTTTGCAATTCTTTTTTATCAACATTTTTTACATCTTTGACAGAAACACGAAGTCGAGTAATACAAGCATCTAGATTCGTAATGTTTTCTTGTCCGCCCATCGCGGCAAGAATATTATAAGGTAGATCACTAGCACTGCCTGCATTTCCGCCTTCTTCCCCATCTTCACCATCATCTGTCTCACGTCCCGGCGTCATAAGATTGAACTTGCTGATCATGAAGCGGAACAAGATATAATAAATTACCGCGAAGACCAGACCAAGTAAAATCGCTATCCACCAAGATTCTCTACCCGGTAATATACCGAATAAGAAGAAGTCAATGGCTCCCCCTGAAAACGTGTAACCAACATGAACTTGGAAGAAAGTCATCAATACAAATGATAAACCATCTAGCACCGCATGAATTAAGAAAAGAATCGGTGATAAGAATAAAAATGAAAATTCAAGTGGTTCTGTAATACCTGTTAAAAACGAAGTTAATGCACCTGATCCCAATAAACCAGCTACCAGTTTCTTTCTTTCTGGACGTGCTGCATGGTACATAGCAAGTGCCGCAGCCGGTAATCCAAACATCATAATCGGGAATTCCCCACCCATGAAGTTTCCAGCTGTTAATTGAACCCCGTCTTTCAATTGTGCAAAGAAGATCGTCATATCTCCACGAACTACCGCACCTGCAGCCGTCGTATACGAACCGAATTCATACCAAAACGGAGCATGGAAGATATGATGCAATCCAAACGGAATTAAAAGACGTTTGATGAAACCAAAGAAAAACACAGCAATATACGTACCTTCATCTAATAGCCAAAGAGACGCATTGTTCATCGCCGCTTGTACAGGTGGCCAAATAACGAGTAGCGCCAATCCTGCTACGAAAGCAATTCCAGCTGTAGCAATTGGAACGAATCTTTTCCCCGCAAAGAACCCCAGGAATGAAGGCATTTCAATATCATGAAATTTGTTATAACTAAATGCGGCGATTAAACCAACAATAATTCCGCCGAACACACCGGTTTGTAATGTCGGAATACCGAATACCAGTGCGAAACTAGGATCATCAGTCAACATATCTGGCGTAATGCCCAACCAAGAACTCATGACTTGATTTAACACCAAGTACCCGACAAGTGCTGCTAATGCCGCAGCCCCGTCTCTAGCAAGCCCGATTGCAACACCTATCGCAAAAATAAGCGGTAAATTACCGAATATGATTCCACCAGCATCTTCCATGACCGTTGCAGTCAATTGAATCCAATCCGCTGACAAAAACGGCATGAAATTGAGCATTGTTTCTTGTTGCGCGGCATTACCAATACCTAGTAATAGCCCCGCCGCGGGTAATAAAGCAACAGGAAGCATTAACGCTTGACCTACTTTTTGCAATACCCCAAAAGACTTTTTAAACATTTTAAATACCTCCCACTTAATTATGCAGTCATTAGATTTTTGCAATAAAAAAAGGCATGAGAAAAAGAAATCGAAATAAGTTTAAGGATCTCTCCTAAACTCAAAATCAATTATCTTCTTACTCATGCCTGATCGTATCAGTAACACGTAAAAGATTATTATTAAATTAGGTAACTACGTGATGAATCTAATGCTTTGATAAAATGATTGTAGCATAATGATTCCAACGTGACAATCTTTTAATCTATATATTGCTTTTTTGCATGTAAGCGCTGCAAATGAAGGGTTAAATAAACAGCTTCTGCATCCTGAACATCTTTTTGAAGTGATTGTTGCATCACTTTGATCAATTTCCATGCAAGATTGTAACAGACCGGGTATTCCGCTTTTAACACATCCGTGATTTTTAAAGGTTCATTCACTTTTTCCCCTCGTACCATCCGCTCAATTGCATAACGAAGATGACGGATTAAACGCGTGTAGTCAATACTGCTTTTATCGATTTCTAAATCGAGTTGCTCTTCAATTATGTTGATCAATTTCACAATTAGCGCCGAATGCGCGGTTAAATCACCGACATTCTTATTTTCAATGGCACTATGTATGTGTAAAGCAATGAAACCTATTTCGCCTTCAGGCAAGTCGATGCTTAGTTTTTCATTGACCATCGCGGTAACTTCTTCTGCAATTTTATATTCATTCGGA
This genomic window from Sporosarcina sp. Marseille-Q4063 contains:
- a CDS encoding post-transcriptional regulator, with the translated sequence MSTEHGPIYTKMLPALQSKMNEFHLYGYTTVTVEDIWIYCVRKIWRKKDVSEMRSYQITNDILQILPAAFMTYTQIEAQRNSDWFSDLNSTDLQILLNPKKDVENEE
- the ptsG gene encoding glucose-specific PTS transporter subunit IIBC — protein: MFKKSFGVLQKVGQALMLPVALLPAAGLLLGIGNAAQQETMLNFMPFLSADWIQLTATVMEDAGGIIFGNLPLIFAIGVAIGLARDGAAALAALVGYLVLNQVMSSWLGITPDMLTDDPSFALVFGIPTLQTGVFGGIIVGLIAAFSYNKFHDIEMPSFLGFFAGKRFVPIATAGIAFVAGLALLVIWPPVQAAMNNASLWLLDEGTYIAVFFFGFIKRLLIPFGLHHIFHAPFWYEFGSYTTAAGAVVRGDMTIFFAQLKDGVQLTAGNFMGGEFPIMMFGLPAAALAMYHAARPERKKLVAGLLGSGALTSFLTGITEPLEFSFLFLSPILFLIHAVLDGLSFVLMTFFQVHVGYTFSGGAIDFFLFGILPGRESWWIAILLGLVFAVIYYILFRFMISKFNLMTPGRETDDGEDGEEGGNAGSASDLPYNILAAMGGQENITNLDACITRLRVSVKDVKNVDKKELQKLGAAGVLEVGNNIQAIFGPRSEIIKGQMQDVISGKSPRAEAISESATTDVVNVSSDVADLFVSPIQGEIKPLSEVPDAVFAEKMMGDGFAIVPSEGTIVSPVNGKVVSLFPTKHAIGILSDSGREILIHVGIDTVKLEGKGFEALVAQDDRIEIGQPLLQVDLEYIKEHATSIITPIIFTNLFEGEEIGINKLGHVDSQEADIIIIKK
- the glcT gene encoding glucose PTS transporter transcription antiterminator GlcT, with product MKKYEVQKSLNNNVLIASDLDGNEVVLIGSGIGFGKKVGESINHGQVEKMFVLNDPEKQAQYKQLLSTIDEETIKMLISVVEVIRERAGMPLNENIHIALTDHLAFAINRMKQGLMIRNPFLLETKALYPNEYKIAEEVTAMVNEKLSIDLPEGEIGFIALHIHSAIENKNVGDLTAHSALIVKLINIIEEQLDLEIDKSSIDYTRLIRHLRYAIERMVRGEKVNEPLKITDVLKAEYPVCYNLAWKLIKVMQQSLQKDVQDAEAVYLTLHLQRLHAKKQYID